Part of the Candidatus Goldiibacteriota bacterium HGW-Goldbacteria-1 genome is shown below.
GGCACAGATAGCGCCCGCTGTAAGGGTGGCTTTTGGCGAAGGTTTTGGAATGGACCCCGGCGAAATTGTGACAAAAAAGATGTACGCTTTATTAAGAAAACTTGGCTTCAAAGCTGCTTTTGACACCAACTTCGCGGCCGATTTGACAATAATGGAAGAAGCGTCTGAATTTGTAAAGAAATACACAACAGACAAAAAAGCGCTTCCGCTTATCACTTCGTGCTGCCCTGCGTGGGTTGATTTCCTTGAAAAGTATTATCCGGATTTAATAGAGCATTTCTCCACCTGCAAATCGCCGCATGAAATGTTAGGCGCGCTTGCAAAGACATATTACGCGCAGAAAATAGGCGTTGACCCTTCAAAAGTATTTGTTGTTTCAATAATGCCGTGCACAGCCAAAAAGTATGAAGTTCAGCGCTGCGAAGAGATGAGATCCAGCGGATTCCAGGACGTTGATATTTCGCTTACCACAAGGGAATTTGTCCGCATGACAAAATCCAGCGGAATAGACTTTAAAACGCTTGAACCGGAAGAAGTTGATTCGCTGCTTGGCACATACACAGGCGCCGGCACCATATTCGGCGCAACAGGCGGTGTTATGGAAGCGGCATTAAGGACAGCGTATTTCTTTGTCACGGGCAAGAACCTTGGAAATATAGACGTGGAAGCCGTGCGCGGATTAAAAGGCGTAAAAACAGGTGTTGTTGATGTTGCCGGAAATAAGGTAAATGTTGCGGTGGCACACGGAACAGGTAATGTAAGGATTGTGCTTGATGAAATAAGAAAGGCAAAAAAAGAAGGCAAGCCAATGCCTTATGACTTCATTGAAGTCATGGCGTGCGAAGGCGGATGTATAGCAGGCGGAGGCCAGCCGTACATGGTAACGAATGAAATAAGGAAAAAGAGGACAGCCGGTATATACAAGGATGACAATCAGTCAGAAATCAGGGTATCGCATGATAACCCGGATATTAAAAAACTGTATGACGAATTCCTTGAAAAACCGTTAAGCCACAAGTCACACAAACTGCTGCACACAAAGTACACACCAAGGCCGCTTTACTACAAATAAATTCTGTAATATAAAAAGGGCGGCTTAACAGCCGCCCTTTTTTTTTGCTAATAAATTATTTTATAAATATTATCCAAACAAAATTAACAACCGTTACGTAGGATCTAAAATATTTAAAGATACAATTTGCGGAGGTGAAAATGATTTATGAAACCATTTTTGATATTAGTAATAAAAGTTTAGGTCAAATATTACTTGATAATTGGATGCCATTGGTTATACCTTTGGTTTTATTTTCCGCAGGTATTATATCGTTTTTTTTGCACAAAAAAAATAGAAAAATCTTTCACTTTGCTTATATAGGATTTACTTTGTTTTTGATGATATCAGCATACTACTCATTATTTAATGAATATTTCAATTTAAAAAACGCATTGATTAGTGGGAAGTGTAAAGTAGTCGAAGGTATCATAACAGATTTCAAACCAATGCCTTATAACGGTCATCAACAGGAAGAAATCACAGTACAAGGAGTAACATTTAATTTTTCAGATTTTTCAATGACTTCAAGTTATCGAAATACTGTTTCGCACGGAGGATTGCTTAAGTCTGGCGTAAAGGTCCGTATTTATTATTCAAATCCATCAAAAATTGCAAAAGTAGAAATTGCTAAATAATAAACACATAACAATTATGGTTCAACAAAAAAATCGGATATTTTTATATGTTAAGAGAACAGTTCGCCTGAAAATGGCAAGGAGCACTAAAAAAACAGCTACAAATAATATTTTTGTACTTAACGGATATAGTTGCCAAATTTTAAAGTTATTTGTAACCGGAGAATCTGTTCTATGAAATTTTGAAGAAATCGGAGGCAATCAAAAATTATTGGTTCAACTGCTAAGCGGCTAAGAAATAGAAATTACTATTAATTTTGTTCTTTTTTTGTGCTTATAAGTTTTGTAAAAAAGAAAAAATAGTGATATACTACTAAATTAGTGATATAATATTATTATAAATTTCAACGGTTTGATTAAATAAATTAAGGCCGGTGATAAATGCGTAAAGAAAAAGACTTTATAGGGGAAGTACAGATTCCGGATGGTGCGCTTTATGGCATTAATGCCGCAAGGGCGCTGGAAAATTTTGGTAATTTCGATGAAAGCGCAGACCCTGTATTCATAAAATCATTCTTAATGGTTAAAAAGGCTTGCGCGCTTGCAAGTAATGAAAACGGATACCTGTCGGATATAAAAACCAAAATGATAACCGATGCTGTAGATCTCCTGTTAACCGGTGATGATAACGGCAGTGTAGTTGTTAACCCTTTATCGGGCGGTGCGGGTACGCCTTTGAATATGAATATAAACGAACTTATAGCAAATAAAGCGCTTGTACTTGCCGGACATAAGCCGGGGGATTATCACATCTTAAGCCCGGTGGATGATGTCAATCTGCACCAGTCCACTAATGACACATATCCTTCCGCTTTTAAAGTGGCGGTAATGTTTTATTTAAAAGAGCTGGAGCCCGCGCTTGCATCCCTGCAGGAATCTTTGCAGGAAAAAGAAAAAGAGTATTGCGACATCGTCAAGCTTGGCAGGACAGAACTTATGGACGCG
Proteins encoded:
- a CDS encoding ferredoxin; the encoded protein is MIQEIQTGKRIEVIINGQKIQVFEGVSILEAALKANVKIPTLCKHPDIEATASCGICVVKVKNNRKLLRACCTKVEPGMEITTHDGELFEVRKNVLDLILSTHPNECLTCLRNRNCELQTLAEEFGIRQQPYKAMVRELPHDTSTKAVVLDPRKCVGCGRCVSVCQNIQTVHALEFLDRGIETRMAPAGDIKLAESPCIKCGQCSAHCPVGALVEFDEVSKVWEALRNPELHCVAQIAPAVRVAFGEGFGMDPGEIVTKKMYALLRKLGFKAAFDTNFAADLTIMEEASEFVKKYTTDKKALPLITSCCPAWVDFLEKYYPDLIEHFSTCKSPHEMLGALAKTYYAQKIGVDPSKVFVVSIMPCTAKKYEVQRCEEMRSSGFQDVDISLTTREFVRMTKSSGIDFKTLEPEEVDSLLGTYTGAGTIFGATGGVMEAALRTAYFFVTGKNLGNIDVEAVRGLKGVKTGVVDVAGNKVNVAVAHGTGNVRIVLDEIRKAKKEGKPMPYDFIEVMACEGGCIAGGGQPYMVTNEIRKKRTAGIYKDDNQSEIRVSHDNPDIKKLYDEFLEKPLSHKSHKLLHTKYTPRPLYYK